Sequence from the Desulfovibrio sp. X2 genome:
GCCAGCGCGAGGAGCGCCTCGACGTGCTCAAGGCCCGCGTGGAGGAACTCGGCCTCGATGCCTCCTGCTACTGGTGGTACCTGGAGCTGCGCAAGTTCGGCACCGCGCCGCACGCGGGCTTCGGCATGGGCTTCGAGCGCCTGCTCATGCTCCTCACCGGCGTGACCAACATCCGCGACGTCATTCCCTTCCCGCGCACGCCCAAGCACCTGGAATTCTAGGGCGCGGCAGAGCGGGGACTCCGGTCATGGCTGGATTCGGAATAGACCACCTCGTGCTGACCGTGCGCGACGCGGCCCGCACCATCGCCTTCTACGAGGCGGCCCTGGGCATCCGGGGCCGCCGCGAGAAGGGGAGGGCCTGGCTCGAGCTCGGGAGCGCGACCGCGCCGCAGAAGATCAACCTGCACGAGGAGGGCCGCGAGATCGCGCCCCATGCGCAGCGGCCGATGCCCGGGGCCGGGGACTTCTGCCTCGTCGCCCCCGAACCTCTCGAAGTGATTCTCACCCGCCTCACGGCCGCGGGCGTCAGCGTGGAGCTCGGCCCTGTCGAGCGCATGGGCGCGGCAGGCCCCATGCGCTCCCTCTACTTCCGCGACCCGGACGGCAACCTGGTCGAGGTCTGCGAATACCCGGCCTCCCCCTTCTTCTAGACAGCCGATGGCGCCTGCGGCCCCTCAAAGCCGGAAGGATTCGCCCAGGGCCCCTATCTCCTCATATCTGAAGCAGCTGGTCAGGTGATCGTTGACCAGCCCCGCGGCCTGCATGAAGGCGTAGCAGATGGTCGGCCCGCAGAAGCTGAAGCCGCGCCGCTTCATGTCCTTGCTCATGGCTGTGGCCGCGGGCGCCACGGCAGGCACCTGTTCCTGGCGCGTCCAGGCGTTCTGCACCGGCCGTCCGTCCACGAATCCCCACACGTAGGCAGCGAGACTTCCCTTCTCGGCGCTCACCTCGAGCACGGCTCGGGCGTTACCTCGGGCCGAGGCCACCTTCTGTCGGTTGCGCACGATGCCGGGGTCCTGCAGCAGGGACTCGAGCATCGCATCATTATATAAGGCGACGGCGTTGGCGTCGAAATCCGCGAAGGCCCGGCGGTATCCTTCCCGCTTGCGCAGCACCGTCAGCCAGGAAAGACCGGCCTGGGCCGCGTCGAGCACGAGGAACTCGAAAAGCCGACGATCGTCGGCCAACGG
This genomic interval carries:
- a CDS encoding VOC family protein; this translates as MAGFGIDHLVLTVRDAARTIAFYEAALGIRGRREKGRAWLELGSATAPQKINLHEEGREIAPHAQRPMPGAGDFCLVAPEPLEVILTRLTAAGVSVELGPVERMGAAGPMRSLYFRDPDGNLVEVCEYPASPFF
- a CDS encoding DNA-3-methyladenine glycosylase I, with protein sequence MVARCPWSEHSSEERLYHDTEWGVPLADDRRLFEFLVLDAAQAGLSWLTVLRKREGYRRAFADFDANAVALYNDAMLESLLQDPGIVRNRQKVASARGNARAVLEVSAEKGSLAAYVWGFVDGRPVQNAWTRQEQVPAVAPAATAMSKDMKRRGFSFCGPTICYAFMQAAGLVNDHLTSCFRYEEIGALGESFRL